The DNA sequence ATCCCGGTGGCGAGGGATTTCTCCATGCTGATCGGGAGCGTCCTTCGCCGGATGGTCGTCTTCTTCATAAGGATTTCCCGCCGAAGGTGCCGCCTCCGGCAAGCCTTTATGTACATCACCCTCTTCTTTACGTTTTTCGTTTGCTTTTTTTTCTGACATCTTCCTCTCCTTTTATTTCCAGTCTGTTAAGTGTAGTTGAGGAATTTTTAAGCCGTAAAATAGCCAACATGCTGTTATCAGCTCTGCTCACGTTTGATTTTCAGCGCAGGTCATTAAAAACGCGTGAGTGATGCAAAACCCACTATCTGTAACACATTAATAATAAAGCTTTAATTTATTAATTCTATAATATTGCTTTGTACAATCTGAAAAAAGCTGTACAAGTATAAGAAACATGCTTCACCGGGCCTTATACGCGCCCGGACAACTTTTGATCAGCAGAGGAATGACGCATGCAGCAGAATGGATATCATGCCTTATCGGTTAACAAGATGGCCCATTACTTTAGCAGCGCTTCCCTTCCTTCTCAGCAGGAAACGTTGGGGAGTATCGTTGTTGAAATTTTGCGAGCAGGAAAGTACCTCAACCTTAAATCTGTCTGCACTAAACTTTTGCGTCGTCTGGAAGTTGCCCGCAGTGCAGAAGAAGAGAAACATTACCAGGAGCTGATTCGCCTGTTATTTACGCAATATGCGTAAAACTATTTGCCCCGCGGCTGGCAGGTGCCGGAGTCACTGGGTGATCAACCACTATCCTCGTAAGCAGAGCTCCCCGGCGCTGATGTCAGCGAAATCGCAGCGATGCGGTGCATTTAACATTTTTTCTGCCGTTGTATAAACTTAGTAACTTTCTGAATCTGTATATCGCAGGGAGTTATTATGATTGATCATCTGGACCACCTTGTACTGACGACACGCGACATCGCTTCATGCACGGATTTCTATACGCGCATCCTGGGTATGGAGAGAATCGGCTTTGGCGAAAATCGCCAGTCCTTCATGTTTGGCTCGCAAAAAATTAATATTCATGAATACGGGAAAGAAATTAATCCGAAGGCGCACCTGCCCGTTCCCGGTTCGCTGGATCTGTGCTTTATCTGCTCTCAGCCGCTTGAAGCGGTCATCGCTCACCTGAAAGCGACAAATACTGACATCATTGAAGGCCCGGTTAAGCGTACTGGTGCCCGGGGCAACATCACCTCTGTTTATGTGCGAGATCCTGAT is a window from the Pantoea sp. CCBC3-3-1 genome containing:
- the ycgZ gene encoding regulatory protein YcgZ; this encodes MQQNGYHALSVNKMAHYFSSASLPSQQETLGSIVVEILRAGKYLNLKSVCTKLLRRLEVARSAEEEKHYQELIRLLFTQYA
- a CDS encoding VOC family protein gives rise to the protein MIDHLDHLVLTTRDIASCTDFYTRILGMERIGFGENRQSFMFGSQKINIHEYGKEINPKAHLPVPGSLDLCFICSQPLEAVIAHLKATNTDIIEGPVKRTGARGNITSVYVRDPDLNLIELSRYDEQQS